A segment of the Bacillus licheniformis DSM 13 = ATCC 14580 genome:
GCAGCTGCATGCTTCCCCCAGCCAGGTTTCGCTTTTATTTACAAGCTATCTGTTAGTCACAGGTTTTGCCATGCTTTTATCAGGCGCTGTCTCGAGCCGGATTGGAGCAAAGCTGACGTTAATCAGCGGTTTGATCCTGATCATCGTCTTTGCGGGCCTGGGCGGGCTCTCGCATTCCATCTCTCAGCTTGTCGGCTTCCGCGGCGGCTGGGGACTCGGAAACGCCATGTTTATCTCCACTGCGCTTGCCGTCATTGTCAGCGTGGCTTCTGGCGGAAGCGCAAAAGCCATTATTTTGTATGAGGCTGCTTTGGGATTGGGCATTTCGGTTGGACCGCTTGCCGGCGGAGAGCTTGGCACGATATCGTGGAGAGCGCCGTTTTTCGGTGTATCGGTTTTAATGGCCGCTGCTCTTTTGGCCATCTTTTTTCTTTTGCCGCCTGTCCAAAAGCCGCAGAAGAAAATTTCCGTCAGTGCGCCGATCAAAGCGCTTCGTTATAAAGGGCTGTTGACGCTGTCAGGAGCCGCATTCTTATATAATTTCGGTTTCTTCACCCTGCTTGCATATTCGCCGTTTGTTCTTGACTTAAATGAACGGGGCCTCGGCTATGTCTTTTTCGGCTGGGGGCTGTTTCTTGCGATCACTTCCGTTTTTATCGCTCCGGCCGTACAGCGGATCTTCGGAACCGTCCGATCTCTGATCCTTCTGTTTATGCTGTTTGCAGCTGATTTGCTCGCGATCGGGATTTGGACGGAGCACATGGCGCTCGTCATCGGGGCGATCATCATAGCCGGAGGTATTCTTGGCATGATCAATACGATTTTGACAACCGCGGTGATGGAAGCCGCGCCTGTCGAACGGTCTGTTGCTTCATCTGCCTACAGCTCCATCCGGTTCATCGGCGGGGCCATTGCGCCTTGGATCGCCGGTGTGTTAGCCGATCATTTTACTGCGCATACTCCATATTTTGCAGGATGCATCGCCGTGCTTGCCGGCATCGCCGTCTTGGCTGGAGGCCGCCGTTATTTGGCGGGCATCAAAGCCGGTCATTAATGAAAAAAGCTTGTTTCCCTAAAAGGAAACAAGCTTTTTTGTTTATAAAACTTTCGTTGTCCATGACTCGCAATTCCATGTTTCTGTCGCTATGTCCATATAGAATTCAGGTTCGTGAGAGATGAGCAGGACAGAGCCTTTGTATTCTTTCAAAGCTCTTTTTAATTCTTCTTTTGCTTCAACATCAAGGTGGTTTGTCGGTTCATCGAGTACAAGCAGATTCGTTTCTGAATTGATAAGCTTGCATAGTCTGACTTTTGCTTTTTCCCCTCCGCTTAATACGGAAACCCTGCTTTCGATATGCTTTGTCGTCAGCCCGCACTTCGCCAGGGCCGCGCGGATTTCGTACTGTGTAAAGGACGGGAAGTCGTTCCACACTTCTTCTATGCATGTGTTGTTGTTGGTCTCTTTGACTTCCTGCTCGAAATAGCCGATATGAAGGTGTTCGCCGCGTTCGACTTCTCCCGACAGCGGTGAAATTTCCCCCAGGAGGCTTTTCAGCAATGTCGTTTTTCCAATGCCGTTGGCTCCGTACAGAGCGATTTTTTGGCCGCGCTCCATTCTCAAGTTCAGCGGGCGGGACAACGGCTCATCATAGCCGATGACGAGCTCCTTCGTTTCAAAAATCAGCTTTCCGGATGTTCTTGCTTGTTTAAAGTGAAATTCAGGCTTCGGTTTTTCCGAAGGGAGCTCGATCATATCCATTTTATCGAGCTTTTTTTGCCGTGACATTGCCATATTTCTTGTGCTGACGCGCGCTTTGTTGCGGGCGACGAAGTCTTTCAGCTCTGAAATCTCCTGCTGCTGTTTTTTGTAGGCGGCTTCAAGCTGTTGTTTTTTCACTTCATATACTTCGCGGAATTGGTTGTAGTCGCCGACATAGCGGGTCAGCTCCTGGTTTTCCACATGGTAGATCAGATTGATGACGCTGTTTAAAAACGGAATGTCGTGAGAAATCAAAATAAAGGCGTTCTCGTACTCCTGCAAATAGCGTTTCAGCCATTCGATATGCTGTTCGTCCAGATAGTTTGTCGGCTCATCGAGCAGCAGGATGTCGGGCTTTTCCAAGAGCAGTTTGGCGAGCAGCACCTTTGTCCGCTGACCGCCGCTCAATTCCGCGACATCCCTGTCAAGTCCGAGATCGTTGAGCCCGAGGCCGCGGGCGATTTCTTCAACTTTTGCGTCAATCGCGTAAAAGTCGTTGTTGGTCAGGGCGTCCTGAATCGTTCCGACTTCTTCGAGAAGCTTTTCAAGCTCGTCGGGGTCGGCCTCGCCCATTTTTGTGTAGATGGCATTCACTTCTTCTTCCATCGCAAATAAATAATGGAAAGCGTTTCTCAGCACATCGCGGATCGTTTGTCCGCGCTCAAGCGATGTATGCTGGTCAAGATAGCCGACCCGGACGTTTTTTGACCATTCTACTTTTCCTTCGTCAGGCTCAAGTTTGCCCGTAATGATATTCATGAAGGTCGATTTTCCTTCGCCGTTTGCTCCGATGAGACCGACATGTTCGCCTTTCAGCAAGCGAAAGGATATATCATGAAAGATCGCCCGGTCGCCAAAACCGTGGCTCAGCTTTGTAACTGTAAGTAAACTCATGTTTTGCACCTCAAGAAATATAATCTGTATTCTATAAGATTATATCGAACTCGGAGGGAACAATAAAAGAAAAATTGCGAAGCCGCTTTTGTTTTGAGATACTAGGAGCAGAATCAACCTGATAAAAGGAGAAAAACATGACAGAAAGATGGCCATTTTTAAATAAAGCAAAACCGTTTATTCAAGAAAACTGGAAGGCGTCGGGCTTTCAAGATCCGACGAATGTCCAAAAAAACGCGGTCGATCTGATTTTGGACGGGCGTGACGTGATCGCCGAGTCGCCGACTGGAACGGGCAAAACGCTCGCATACGTCCTGCCGATTCTGGAAAAGCTGGAGGCGGATCAAAAGAACGTGCAAGCTGTGATTCTGGCTCCATCCCGCGAGCTTGTCATGCAGATTTTTGATGTGATCGTTGAATGGAAAAAAGGCTCTGATATCAGAGCCGCTTCCCTGATCGGCGGCGCCAATATCAAAAAGCAGCAGGAAAAGCTGAAAAAACACCCGCACATCATTGCAGGTACGCCTGGACGCGTATTTGAGCTGATTAAAATGAAAAAGCTGAAAATGCACGAAGTGAAAACGATCGTCCTTGACGAAACCGATCATCTGCTTACGCCGGAGCACCGCGGGACGATACAAAGCATCATCAAATCGACGCTCCGCGACAGGCAGCTCCTCTGTTTTTCGGCGACTTTAAAAGACGATGCCGAACGCGAGCTTCGTGAAATGACCAAGGATGCGGAAGTTCTCAAGATCAAGAGGTCGAAAGAAGAATCGGCAAAAGTCAAACATCAATTTCTCGTATGCGACCAGCGGGATAAGGTGAAAATTCTGCAGAAATTCTCTCGGCTTCCAGGCATGCAGGCGCTCGTCTTTGTTAAAGACATCGGCAATTTAAACGTATATGCCGAAAAGCTCAAATTTCATCATGTAGAAATCGGCGTCCTTCACAGCGAGGCGAAAAAAATTGAGCGCGCCAAAATATTGCAGGCATTTGAGGCGGGAGAGTTCACACTGCTTCTCGCGACCGATATCGCAGCGCGCGGGATCGACATCGAAGATCTCCCTTATGTCATCCACGCCGATTTGCCAAACGTTGAAGGCTATATCCACCGGTCGGGAAGGACGGGAAGAGCGGGGAATGAAGGAACCGTGATCAGCCTTGTCAACCGCATTGAAGAAGAAAGGCTGAAAAAGCTGGCGAAGAAGCTTGAAATTCCGCTTCAGCGGATCGTGTATGAAAGAGGACGGATTATTGAAAGATAAGAAAAGAGGCCTGCCGCCGGCAGGCCTCTTTTTATATGAATGCTCAGGCATTGTCGGAATCGGCGACTTTGATCAGCTGCTTGCCGAGGTTTTTTCCTTCAAACAAGCCTAAAAATGCCTCAGGTATCCGCTCGAAACCTTCTGTTATCGTTTCCTCATATTGAAGCTGTCCGCTTTTCACCCATTCGGCGAGCTGTTTGATTCCTTCAGGAAAGCGGTCCCTGTAATCGTTTACGACAAATCCCTTCATCAGGGCGCTTGATTTAATCAAGGCCGTTTGTACGCGCGGTCCCATATCTTCTTCTGCGCTTTTGACGTTATAAGAAGAAATCGCCCCGCAGACCGGAATTCGTGCAAACTTATTGATCAGGGTGAAGACGGCATCTGAAATCGCGCCACCGACGTTGTCAAAGTAAACATCGACACCGTCCGGGCAAGCTTGTTCAAGCGCTGAAGCCATATTTTCCGTTGTTTTATAATTGATTGCTTCATCAAAACCGAGCTTTTCTTTTAAATATGCCGTTTTTTCATCAGAGCCCGCAATTCCGACGACTCTTGCCCCTTTGATTTTGGCGATTTGTCCGACGGCGGAGCCGACTGCTCCGGCGGCCCCGGAGACAACAACCGTTTCACCGGCTTTTGGCTGTCCGATGTCCAGAAGTCCGAAATAGGCCGTCAAACCGGTCATGCCGAGAATTCCAAGAAAAGCGGTAACAGGTGCGAGGGACGGATCGATTTTCTGGAGATTGTCTTCGCGAACCGCTGAATACTCCTGCCAGCCCAAGCGGCCCAAAACAATATCCCCTTTTTTGAGCTTGTCTCCTTTTGCAGATATCACTTCGCCGATCACGCCCCCGGTGATCACTTCATCAAGCGGAAATGGCTCGACATAGGATTTCGTATCCTGCATTCTTCCCCTCATATAAGGGTCCACTGAGACATAAAGCGTTTTTACAAGCGCTTCACCGTTTTTTGCTTCCGGAATTTCCGTTTCTTTTATGCGGAAATCGTCCATAACAGGTATGCCCTGCGGACGTCTTGCAAGTTCAATTTGCTTTTGCGGCATAATGATTCCTCCTTTTACTTATAACTTACCACGTAAAAAAGAGGTTTAGCAAAAGATCAGCGGATTGCACGAAATGTTTTCTTCAGTACAGAATCGGGCAGAAAAAGGTGAAAAACATCGGCATTTCTTTC
Coding sequences within it:
- a CDS encoding MFS transporter, which encodes MNEQPPENSSMFKQPKAVWAVAFACVISFMGIGLVDPILPAIAQQLHASPSQVSLLFTSYLLVTGFAMLLSGAVSSRIGAKLTLISGLILIIVFAGLGGLSHSISQLVGFRGGWGLGNAMFISTALAVIVSVASGGSAKAIILYEAALGLGISVGPLAGGELGTISWRAPFFGVSVLMAAALLAIFFLLPPVQKPQKKISVSAPIKALRYKGLLTLSGAAFLYNFGFFTLLAYSPFVLDLNERGLGYVFFGWGLFLAITSVFIAPAVQRIFGTVRSLILLFMLFAADLLAIGIWTEHMALVIGAIIIAGGILGMINTILTTAVMEAAPVERSVASSAYSSIRFIGGAIAPWIAGVLADHFTAHTPYFAGCIAVLAGIAVLAGGRRYLAGIKAGH
- a CDS encoding ABC-F family ATP-binding cassette domain-containing protein; its protein translation is MSLLTVTKLSHGFGDRAIFHDISFRLLKGEHVGLIGANGEGKSTFMNIITGKLEPDEGKVEWSKNVRVGYLDQHTSLERGQTIRDVLRNAFHYLFAMEEEVNAIYTKMGEADPDELEKLLEEVGTIQDALTNNDFYAIDAKVEEIARGLGLNDLGLDRDVAELSGGQRTKVLLAKLLLEKPDILLLDEPTNYLDEQHIEWLKRYLQEYENAFILISHDIPFLNSVINLIYHVENQELTRYVGDYNQFREVYEVKKQQLEAAYKKQQQEISELKDFVARNKARVSTRNMAMSRQKKLDKMDMIELPSEKPKPEFHFKQARTSGKLIFETKELVIGYDEPLSRPLNLRMERGQKIALYGANGIGKTTLLKSLLGEISPLSGEVERGEHLHIGYFEQEVKETNNNTCIEEVWNDFPSFTQYEIRAALAKCGLTTKHIESRVSVLSGGEKAKVRLCKLINSETNLLVLDEPTNHLDVEAKEELKRALKEYKGSVLLISHEPEFYMDIATETWNCESWTTKVL
- a CDS encoding DEAD/DEAH box helicase, which codes for MTERWPFLNKAKPFIQENWKASGFQDPTNVQKNAVDLILDGRDVIAESPTGTGKTLAYVLPILEKLEADQKNVQAVILAPSRELVMQIFDVIVEWKKGSDIRAASLIGGANIKKQQEKLKKHPHIIAGTPGRVFELIKMKKLKMHEVKTIVLDETDHLLTPEHRGTIQSIIKSTLRDRQLLCFSATLKDDAERELREMTKDAEVLKIKRSKEESAKVKHQFLVCDQRDKVKILQKFSRLPGMQALVFVKDIGNLNVYAEKLKFHHVEIGVLHSEAKKIERAKILQAFEAGEFTLLLATDIAARGIDIEDLPYVIHADLPNVEGYIHRSGRTGRAGNEGTVISLVNRIEEERLKKLAKKLEIPLQRIVYERGRIIER
- a CDS encoding NADP-dependent oxidoreductase; this encodes MPQKQIELARRPQGIPVMDDFRIKETEIPEAKNGEALVKTLYVSVDPYMRGRMQDTKSYVEPFPLDEVITGGVIGEVISAKGDKLKKGDIVLGRLGWQEYSAVREDNLQKIDPSLAPVTAFLGILGMTGLTAYFGLLDIGQPKAGETVVVSGAAGAVGSAVGQIAKIKGARVVGIAGSDEKTAYLKEKLGFDEAINYKTTENMASALEQACPDGVDVYFDNVGGAISDAVFTLINKFARIPVCGAISSYNVKSAEEDMGPRVQTALIKSSALMKGFVVNDYRDRFPEGIKQLAEWVKSGQLQYEETITEGFERIPEAFLGLFEGKNLGKQLIKVADSDNA